One window of Labrys wisconsinensis genomic DNA carries:
- a CDS encoding AraC family transcriptional regulator → MLDRKSETRPMAGARPPADLVSELLMGMRLFGLDYRRIQISPPFGIRFGTVEGRAQFHFVARGPVFLREPDGTLHAMAAGDAVLLPRGGAHDLVSGPDLPGRDLAAFETAPLCRNVGAIAACDGDCPETGALVFSGCMEFDLGTMHALVALMPGVMFVGTLLDRYPEILPMLEAMEREARSERAGFAGILARLADVISAFIVRGWVECGCGDASGWVAALRDPRLGRVIAALHHDPGRDWTLSELAAAMGSSRSVFAERFLAVTGMTPLRYLTELRMRLAAQWIGRDRMPIDAAAHRLGYGSQAAFSRAFKRVIGRPPGAARSDPGAARLMP, encoded by the coding sequence ATGCTTGATCGAAAGTCCGAAACTCGCCCGATGGCGGGGGCCCGCCCGCCGGCCGATCTCGTGAGCGAGCTGCTCATGGGCATGCGGCTGTTCGGGCTCGACTATCGCCGCATCCAGATCAGCCCGCCCTTCGGCATCCGCTTCGGCACGGTGGAGGGGCGGGCGCAGTTCCATTTCGTCGCCCGCGGCCCGGTGTTCCTGCGCGAGCCCGACGGCACGCTGCATGCCATGGCGGCGGGCGACGCCGTGCTGCTGCCACGCGGCGGCGCGCACGACCTCGTCTCCGGGCCCGATCTGCCCGGCCGCGACCTCGCCGCTTTCGAGACGGCGCCGCTCTGCCGCAATGTCGGCGCCATCGCGGCCTGCGACGGCGATTGTCCCGAGACCGGCGCCCTGGTGTTCAGCGGCTGCATGGAGTTCGACCTCGGCACCATGCACGCCCTGGTGGCGCTGATGCCCGGGGTGATGTTCGTCGGCACGCTGCTGGACCGCTATCCCGAGATCCTGCCGATGCTGGAGGCGATGGAGCGCGAGGCGCGCAGCGAGCGGGCGGGCTTTGCCGGCATCCTGGCCCGGCTCGCCGACGTCATCTCCGCCTTCATCGTCCGGGGCTGGGTCGAGTGCGGCTGCGGCGATGCCAGCGGCTGGGTGGCGGCCCTGCGCGACCCGCGCCTCGGCCGCGTCATCGCCGCGCTGCATCACGACCCCGGCCGGGACTGGACCCTCTCCGAGCTCGCGGCCGCGATGGGCAGCTCGCGCTCGGTGTTCGCCGAGCGCTTCCTGGCCGTGACCGGCATGACGCCGCTGCGCTACCTCACCGAGCTGCGCATGCGCCTCGCCGCGCAATGGATCGGGCGCGACCGCATGCCGATCGACGCGGCGGCGCACCGCCTCGGCTACGGCTCCCAGGCCGCCTTCAGCCGCGCCTTCAAGCGGGTGATCGGCCGGCCCCCCGGCGCGGCGCGCTCCGACCCCGGCGCTGCCCGCCTCATGCCCTGA
- a CDS encoding energy transducer TonB family protein, whose protein sequence is MTGAVAPAGPDRGALAPAPHRLGLRLAAALVALALHGLLLVALARVAPAPPPPAPVGRDSITIDLAPALSEVSAASAPTAVEPVPADPGSLEPVRPPDPTPPQPMAALTPAPVIPETETAVSPPPPETPPQPAQAAAPVPPPAAARPTEAPAPAPAAAVPDSRPAMEAPPPLSPQEDAPTVAPPVPPPAEASHPPPADTPAAVPAPAPQVAVSVPPPSPRTAPPAPAVEARPVHRVEKPEPRPARVEKPAPRQPVRQEAAAPPRRAAGERARKEAPAALAAEASAGETARVGGKAAAGAATNVNAYVSALRSRILQHKRYPLAAHAAGAEGTAVVRFRISRSGALLGSQLAASAANTALDQEALSMVREAAPFPPPPAGIPDSKLSITIPIHFNQE, encoded by the coding sequence GTGACCGGCGCGGTCGCCCCGGCGGGCCCGGATCGCGGCGCCCTCGCGCCGGCGCCGCACCGGCTCGGGCTGCGCCTCGCCGCCGCGCTCGTTGCGCTCGCCCTGCACGGGCTGCTGCTCGTCGCCCTCGCCCGGGTGGCGCCGGCTCCGCCCCCGCCGGCGCCGGTCGGCCGTGACAGCATCACCATCGACCTGGCGCCGGCCCTGTCCGAGGTCTCGGCGGCCAGCGCCCCGACGGCGGTCGAGCCGGTCCCGGCCGACCCGGGCAGCCTCGAGCCGGTCCGGCCGCCGGATCCGACGCCGCCGCAGCCGATGGCGGCGTTGACACCGGCACCCGTGATCCCCGAGACCGAAACCGCCGTCTCGCCGCCTCCGCCGGAGACGCCGCCGCAACCGGCGCAGGCCGCAGCCCCCGTGCCTCCTCCTGCCGCGGCTCGTCCCACCGAAGCGCCGGCGCCCGCGCCGGCCGCCGCCGTTCCCGACAGCCGGCCGGCGATGGAAGCCCCGCCCCCGCTCTCTCCACAGGAGGACGCCCCGACCGTCGCCCCGCCGGTGCCGCCGCCGGCAGAGGCCTCGCACCCCCCACCGGCGGACACGCCGGCCGCCGTTCCGGCGCCTGCGCCGCAGGTTGCGGTGTCCGTGCCGCCGCCGAGCCCGCGGACCGCCCCGCCGGCACCGGCGGTCGAGGCCAGGCCGGTGCACCGGGTGGAGAAGCCCGAGCCGCGGCCGGCCCGTGTCGAAAAGCCCGCGCCGCGCCAGCCGGTCCGTCAGGAGGCGGCGGCGCCGCCCCGCCGCGCCGCCGGCGAGCGCGCCCGGAAGGAGGCGCCCGCTGCCCTGGCCGCCGAGGCCTCGGCCGGCGAGACCGCGCGCGTCGGCGGCAAGGCCGCCGCCGGCGCCGCGACCAACGTCAACGCCTACGTCTCGGCGCTGCGCAGCCGCATCCTCCAGCACAAGCGCTATCCGCTCGCGGCCCATGCCGCGGGCGCCGAAGGCACGGCGGTGGTGCGCTTCCGCATCAGCCGCAGCGGCGCCCTGCTCGGCAGCCAGCTCGCCGCGAGCGCGGCCAACACGGCGCTGGACCAGGAGGCGCTGAGCATGGTGCGCGAGGCCGCGCCGTTCCCGCCGCCGCCGGCCGGCATTCCCGACAGCAAGCTCAGCATCACCATCCCGATCCATTTCAACCAGGAGTGA
- a CDS encoding MotA/TolQ/ExbB proton channel family protein yields the protein MPTGLLTPFLDADPIVKGVMVLLVLASVGCWTVILEKSWRMLQLRRRLGAFDAWRRGVQAGRPALAGTAKTVAEAGLAAWRDQDTDEARAERRERIERSMRLSLNAQLRELEWGLPFLASVGSVTPFIGLFGTVWGIMRSFSSIAASQDTSLAVVAPGIAEALSATALGLFAAIPAVLAYNHFVTELDRSGKRFGTGIAELAERFARERPGAAAGMVD from the coding sequence ATGCCGACCGGTCTTCTCACCCCCTTCCTCGACGCCGACCCCATCGTCAAGGGCGTGATGGTGCTCCTGGTCCTGGCCTCGGTCGGGTGCTGGACGGTGATCCTGGAAAAATCCTGGCGCATGCTGCAGCTGCGCCGCCGGCTCGGCGCCTTCGACGCCTGGCGCCGCGGGGTGCAAGCCGGCCGGCCTGCGCTCGCCGGCACCGCCAAGACGGTGGCCGAGGCGGGCCTCGCCGCCTGGCGCGACCAGGACACGGACGAGGCCCGGGCCGAGCGGCGCGAGCGCATCGAGCGCTCGATGCGCCTCAGCCTCAACGCCCAGCTGCGCGAGCTCGAATGGGGCCTGCCCTTCCTCGCCAGCGTCGGCTCGGTGACGCCCTTCATCGGCCTGTTCGGCACGGTCTGGGGCATCATGCGCAGCTTCTCCTCCATCGCGGCGAGCCAGGACACCAGCCTGGCCGTGGTGGCGCCAGGCATCGCCGAGGCGCTGTCGGCGACGGCGCTCGGCCTGTTCGCCGCCATCCCGGCGGTCTTGGCCTACAACCATTTCGTCACGGAGCTCGACCGCAGCGGCAAGCGCTTCGGCACCGGCATCGCCGAGCTTGCCGAGCGCTTCGCGCGCGAGCGGCCCGGGGCGGCCGCGGGGATGGTCGACTGA
- a CDS encoding MFS transporter has translation MNQALTGEAGARAAPAWGAVVSMTLGVFGLVTAEFLPASLLTPMAADLRISEGTAGQAVTATAIVGMVTSLLISAATRRVDRRLVLLGFSVLLIVSNLIVAFAPGLPLLLLGRVLLGMAIGGFWTMSAAVAMRLVPEALVPRALSMIFSGVSAATILAAPVGSYLGAIIGWRSVFLIAAALGLVVLAAQLATLPRMAPSGSTRLRTLVDVLARPGIGLGMLAALLVFTGHFAVFTYIRPFLETVTGVGINALSGILLGFGIANLVGTMLAGLLLERSLRLTLVAMPLLMSLLGLGLLALGGVPVAATAMVALWGLAFGAVPVAWSTWLTRTVPDQAESAGGLLVAAVQLAITLGAAVGGAIFDASGATGVFAASTLVLLLAVLTILGGVRLRPVAVAA, from the coding sequence ATGAACCAGGCGTTGACAGGGGAGGCGGGCGCGCGGGCGGCGCCCGCGTGGGGTGCCGTGGTCTCGATGACGCTCGGCGTCTTCGGGCTGGTGACGGCGGAGTTCCTGCCGGCCAGCCTGCTGACGCCGATGGCGGCGGATCTGCGCATCAGCGAGGGCACGGCCGGCCAGGCGGTCACGGCGACCGCGATCGTCGGCATGGTGACGAGCCTCCTGATCTCCGCCGCGACGCGCCGCGTCGACCGGCGGCTGGTGCTGCTCGGCTTCTCGGTGCTGCTGATCGTCTCGAACCTCATCGTCGCCTTCGCGCCCGGCCTGCCGCTGCTGCTCCTCGGGCGCGTGCTGCTCGGCATGGCCATCGGCGGCTTCTGGACCATGTCCGCCGCCGTGGCGATGCGCCTGGTGCCGGAGGCGCTGGTGCCGCGCGCCCTCTCCATGATCTTCAGCGGCGTCTCCGCCGCCACCATCCTGGCCGCGCCGGTCGGCAGCTATCTCGGCGCGATCATCGGCTGGCGCAGCGTCTTCCTGATCGCGGCGGCGCTCGGCCTCGTCGTGCTCGCCGCCCAGCTCGCGACGCTGCCGCGGATGGCGCCGAGCGGCTCGACGCGCCTGCGCACCCTCGTCGACGTGCTGGCGCGTCCCGGCATCGGCCTCGGCATGCTGGCGGCGCTCTTGGTGTTCACCGGGCACTTCGCCGTCTTCACCTATATCAGGCCCTTCCTCGAGACGGTGACGGGCGTCGGCATCAACGCGCTCTCGGGCATCCTGCTCGGCTTCGGCATCGCCAATCTCGTCGGCACGATGCTGGCCGGACTGCTGCTCGAGCGCAGCCTCAGGCTGACGCTGGTCGCCATGCCGCTGCTGATGAGCCTGCTCGGCCTCGGCCTCCTCGCCCTCGGCGGCGTGCCGGTCGCGGCCACCGCGATGGTCGCGCTGTGGGGCCTGGCCTTCGGCGCCGTGCCGGTGGCCTGGTCGACCTGGCTGACCCGCACCGTGCCGGACCAGGCCGAGAGCGCCGGCGGCCTGCTGGTCGCCGCGGTGCAGCTCGCCATCACGCTCGGCGCGGCCGTGGGCGGGGCGATCTTCGACGCGAGCGGCGCCACGGGGGTCTTCGCCGCGAGCACGCTGGTCCTCCTCCTGGCGGTGCTGACCATCCTCGGCGGGGTGCGGCTGCGCCCGGTCGCGGTGGCGGCCTGA
- a CDS encoding ABC transporter permease yields the protein MRLVPLLARAAALALLLAFLLDPNLFEPLLRPLTENGAPAIYNQGSLLDLTLAHLALVAGASLAAAVLALAMGIFVTREAGAEFLPLSRSIVNIGQTFPPVAVLALAVPAVGFGIKPTLIALVLYGLLPIFENTITGLKEVPAAAVEAARGMGMGAARRLFAVELPLALPVILAGIRLSVVINLGTATIGSTVAAKGLGEVIIAGLQTSNTAFVLQGGIIVGLMAVLVYDALGAVERRAARRAGRATEAQA from the coding sequence ATGAGGCTCGTTCCCCTTCTGGCGCGCGCCGCGGCCCTCGCCCTGCTGCTCGCCTTCCTGCTCGACCCCAATCTTTTCGAGCCGCTGCTGCGGCCGCTCACCGAGAACGGGGCGCCGGCGATCTACAACCAGGGCAGCCTGCTCGACCTGACCCTGGCGCATCTTGCGCTGGTGGCCGGCGCCAGCCTCGCCGCGGCGGTGCTGGCGCTCGCCATGGGCATCTTCGTCACCCGCGAGGCCGGGGCGGAGTTCCTGCCGCTGTCGCGCAGCATCGTCAATATCGGCCAGACCTTCCCGCCGGTGGCGGTGCTGGCCCTGGCCGTGCCGGCCGTCGGCTTCGGCATCAAGCCGACGCTGATCGCCCTGGTGCTCTACGGCCTGCTGCCGATCTTCGAGAACACCATCACCGGTCTTAAGGAAGTGCCGGCCGCGGCGGTCGAGGCGGCGCGCGGCATGGGCATGGGCGCGGCCCGCCGGCTGTTCGCGGTGGAGCTGCCGCTGGCCCTGCCGGTGATCCTCGCCGGCATCCGCCTCTCCGTGGTGATCAATCTCGGCACGGCCACCATCGGCTCCACGGTGGCGGCCAAGGGGCTCGGCGAGGTGATCATCGCCGGGCTGCAGACCTCCAACACCGCCTTCGTGCTGCAGGGTGGCATCATCGTCGGCCTCATGGCGGTGCTGGTCTACGACGCCCTCGGCGCGGTCGAGCGCCGGGCCGCCCGCCGTGCCGGCCGCGCCACGGAGGCGCAGGCGTAG
- a CDS encoding ABC transporter ATP-binding protein: MIEVEHVSRRFGKAVAVDDVSLTVGRGSITVLVGTSGSGKSTLLRMINRLIEPSSGTVRIDGRDTATVPGETLRRGIGYAIQGHGLFPHWTVARNIATVPTLLGWDKARVDRRVEELLALFELDPATYGPKFPHQLSGGQQQRVGVARALAAEPAVLLMDEPFGALDPLIRAKAQQDLLAIQRRLGVTVVLVTHDIEEAIQLGDHIAVMDGGRLKQYAPPAEILARPAPGYVERLVGGGDRPFRLLSLAKVGEAAESGTAEGTPIAETASLRDALSDLLWRGVESLPVAGADGAPRRITLPAILKRAGQAA, from the coding sequence ATGATCGAGGTCGAGCATGTCAGCCGCCGCTTCGGCAAGGCCGTGGCCGTCGACGACGTGTCGCTCACCGTCGGGCGCGGCTCGATCACCGTGCTGGTCGGCACCTCCGGCAGCGGCAAGTCGACGCTGCTGCGCATGATCAACCGGCTGATAGAGCCCAGCAGCGGCACCGTGCGCATCGACGGGCGCGACACGGCGACCGTGCCGGGCGAGACGCTGCGGCGCGGCATCGGCTATGCCATCCAGGGCCACGGCCTGTTCCCGCACTGGACCGTGGCGCGCAACATCGCCACCGTGCCCACCCTGCTCGGCTGGGACAAGGCGCGCGTCGACCGGCGCGTCGAGGAATTGCTGGCGCTGTTCGAGCTCGACCCGGCCACCTACGGCCCGAAATTCCCGCACCAGCTCTCCGGCGGCCAGCAGCAGCGTGTCGGCGTGGCGCGGGCGCTGGCGGCCGAGCCGGCGGTGCTGCTGATGGACGAGCCCTTCGGCGCCCTCGACCCGCTCATCCGCGCCAAGGCCCAGCAGGACCTCCTGGCGATCCAGCGCCGCCTCGGCGTCACCGTCGTGCTCGTCACCCACGACATCGAGGAGGCGATCCAGCTCGGCGACCATATCGCCGTCATGGACGGCGGCCGGCTCAAGCAATATGCGCCGCCGGCCGAGATCCTGGCGCGGCCGGCTCCGGGCTATGTCGAGCGCCTGGTTGGCGGCGGCGATCGGCCGTTCCGCCTCCTGTCGCTGGCCAAGGTCGGCGAGGCGGCCGAGTCCGGCACGGCCGAGGGCACGCCGATCGCCGAGACGGCGAGCCTGCGCGACGCCCTGTCAGACCTGCTCTGGCGCGGGGTGGAGAGCCTGCCGGTCGCCGGCGCCGACGGCGCGCCGCGCCGGATCACCCTGCCGGCGATCCTCAAGCGGGCGGGGCAGGCGGCATGA
- a CDS encoding ExbD/TolR family protein: MAARPSLDRAEADDGAGYRAMAEINVTPMVDVMLVLLVIFMVTAPLMTVGVPLKLPKTAAARLGSVQQPIVLSLDASQSVFLRNDPVADDDIGRRLAEATGGDRDRLIFLRADRSVRYDRVMNVLGRISTAGFSRVSLLAEAPGP, encoded by the coding sequence ATGGCCGCCCGCCCCTCCCTCGACCGCGCCGAGGCGGATGACGGCGCCGGCTACCGCGCCATGGCCGAGATCAACGTCACGCCGATGGTCGACGTCATGCTGGTGCTCCTGGTGATCTTCATGGTGACGGCGCCGCTGATGACCGTCGGCGTGCCGCTGAAGCTGCCGAAGACCGCGGCTGCCAGGCTCGGCAGCGTGCAGCAGCCGATCGTGCTCAGCCTCGACGCCTCGCAATCGGTCTTCCTGCGCAACGATCCCGTGGCCGACGACGACATCGGCCGCCGCCTCGCCGAGGCGACCGGCGGCGACCGGGATCGCCTGATCTTCCTGCGCGCCGACCGGTCGGTGCGCTATGACCGGGTGATGAACGTGCTCGGGCGCATCAGCACGGCCGGCTTCTCCAGGGTGTCGCTGCTGGCGGAGGCGCCGGGGCCGTGA
- a CDS encoding Tat pathway signal protein yields MRPLSRLARTWPWLVLAGLAAGPAVAAPADVTIELNKVEPQGDSCRAYFVVRNTGGPALDTLKIDVFAFDRQGIVARRLALELGPSPVGKTSVRLFDVGLPCDKLGSLLLNDVLACQAAGAPVADCAARLGLGTRTDVDFSR; encoded by the coding sequence ATGCGGCCGCTCTCCCGCCTCGCCCGCACATGGCCCTGGCTGGTCCTCGCCGGTCTCGCCGCCGGGCCGGCCGTCGCGGCGCCCGCCGACGTCACGATCGAGCTCAACAAGGTCGAGCCGCAGGGCGACAGCTGCCGCGCCTATTTCGTCGTCCGCAACACCGGCGGCCCGGCGCTGGACACGCTCAAGATCGATGTGTTCGCCTTCGACCGGCAGGGCATCGTCGCCAGGCGCCTGGCGCTCGAGCTCGGCCCCTCGCCGGTGGGCAAGACCTCGGTGCGCCTGTTCGACGTCGGCCTGCCCTGCGACAAGCTCGGCAGCCTGCTGCTCAACGACGTGCTGGCCTGCCAGGCCGCAGGGGCGCCGGTGGCGGACTGCGCCGCGCGGCTCGGCCTCGGCACCCGGACCGACGTGGACTTCTCGCGCTGA
- a CDS encoding ABC transporter permease yields MLSRLDKVGAVIAILAAAGLVLEPFATVKANRIVSGRGVGLFEALPPAVAAAGLAVLVAGLLVALRRGRPGIRLAAGAIALATLGVLIGLVPGHLVPPGNALARVSPAAGFWVLGFAFAILVTDAIAKLALGPAARLAVLAAAAAGLAVLLGSGLWDGLSVMREYASHADSFWQEGGRHVALAFGSLVAAVAVGLPLGIACHRSPSLRGVTLPVLNIIQTIPSIAMYGLMMVPLGLLAASVPLAADLGIRGIGTAPALIALFLYSLLPVVANVVVGLGQTPPEVVEAAEGMGMTGRQRLLGVELPLALPVILTGIRIVLVQNIGLVTIAALIGGGGFGTFVFQGIGQAATDLVLLGAVPTIALAFTAAIILDALIEILRGHRP; encoded by the coding sequence CTGCTGTCTCGCCTCGACAAGGTCGGCGCCGTCATCGCGATCCTGGCCGCCGCGGGGCTCGTCCTCGAGCCCTTCGCCACCGTCAAGGCCAACCGCATCGTCTCCGGCAGGGGCGTCGGGCTGTTCGAGGCCCTGCCGCCGGCGGTGGCCGCCGCCGGGCTCGCCGTCCTCGTCGCCGGCCTGCTCGTGGCGCTGCGGCGCGGGCGGCCCGGCATCCGCCTCGCCGCCGGGGCGATCGCGCTGGCGACGCTCGGCGTGCTGATCGGCCTGGTTCCCGGCCATCTCGTGCCGCCGGGCAACGCGTTGGCGCGGGTCTCGCCCGCGGCCGGCTTCTGGGTGCTGGGCTTCGCCTTCGCCATCCTCGTCACCGACGCCATCGCCAAGCTGGCGTTGGGCCCCGCGGCGCGGCTGGCGGTGCTGGCCGCGGCCGCCGCCGGGCTCGCCGTCCTTCTCGGCTCCGGCCTTTGGGACGGGCTCTCCGTGATGCGCGAATATGCCTCCCATGCCGACAGCTTCTGGCAGGAGGGCGGGCGCCACGTGGCGCTCGCCTTCGGCTCGCTCGTCGCGGCGGTGGCGGTGGGCCTGCCGCTCGGCATCGCCTGCCACCGCTCGCCGAGCCTGCGCGGGGTGACGCTGCCGGTGCTCAACATCATCCAGACCATCCCCAGCATCGCCATGTACGGGCTGATGATGGTGCCGCTCGGCCTGCTCGCCGCCAGCGTGCCGCTCGCCGCCGATCTCGGCATCCGCGGCATCGGCACCGCCCCGGCGCTGATCGCCCTGTTCCTCTATTCGCTGCTGCCCGTCGTCGCCAATGTCGTCGTCGGCCTGGGGCAGACGCCGCCCGAGGTGGTCGAGGCGGCCGAGGGCATGGGCATGACCGGCCGCCAGCGCCTGCTCGGCGTCGAGCTGCCGCTCGCCTTGCCGGTGATCCTCACCGGCATCCGCATCGTGCTGGTGCAGAATATCGGCCTGGTGACGATCGCGGCGCTGATCGGCGGCGGCGGCTTCGGCACCTTCGTGTTCCAGGGCATCGGCCAGGCCGCCACCGACCTGGTGCTGCTCGGCGCCGTGCCGACCATCGCGCTCGCCTTCACGGCGGCGATCATCCTCGACGCCCTGATCGAGATCCTGAGAGGACACCGCCCATGA
- a CDS encoding TonB-dependent receptor yields MLRHFLLLSSVAIVNAALLAPARAQDAPPDAGGLVLPGIDVIDTAPTGGAIARDKVPAEVQTLSADDFAKTGSAASTEALFQRLPGVTLSDVQGNGFLSDLYFRGFDASPLQGTSQGLAIYQNGVRINETFGDTVNWDLIPEEAIDRADLWTNNPAFGLNALGGALNLTMKNGFTFQGLDVKLMGGSNGRIQGSMQYGKQIGPWGLYVAIDGLHDDGWRDFSPSELKRAYADLGYKVDGAEFHLNATAADNSLGVVGPTPVQMLDQRYGSVYTSPQTTTNKLFMLDFNGKVELSPTWTVQADLYFRHFEQAHVDGNDTDASPDNCPSSLSGFICLSADDFPAGTPASQLVLRDAKGNPIPASVLNGNTPASLDRTWTKANTEGGSLQFTNTDPLFGFPNHFTIGAAVDHGNVDFRADSELGIMPPDLSVIGTGIIYHTDVPGGISPVDLKTESNTFGLYAIDTLDLTSRLSVTAGGRYNYSHVDLQDQLGDSLDGSHTYQRFNPLGGLTFKITPDITAYAGYSEANRAPTPLELGCADPAHPCLLEGFLVSDPSLKQVVSRTYEAGLRGKNELWGGQLKWSAGLYRTDNSDDIVNIPSVITGRGYYANVGDTRRQGAEVSAQYGLDRWMLYANYAYVDATYRSAVTLASPNNPAADDDGNIQVHPGDRLPAIPANQFKIGAEYKITPEWTVGGNVVAASGQYFVGDDSNQNKKLGGYAVANIYSSYQVTDHFKVFGMINNLFDRHYATYGTFFSTDDIAFLGLTDPRSVTPAQPFAVYGGVEATF; encoded by the coding sequence ATGCTGCGCCATTTCTTGTTGCTGTCGTCCGTTGCCATCGTGAATGCCGCCCTGCTCGCTCCGGCCCGGGCGCAGGATGCACCGCCCGACGCCGGCGGCCTGGTGCTGCCCGGCATCGACGTGATCGACACCGCGCCGACCGGCGGCGCCATCGCCCGCGACAAGGTGCCGGCCGAGGTCCAGACGCTGTCGGCCGACGATTTCGCCAAGACCGGCTCGGCGGCGAGCACCGAGGCCCTGTTCCAGCGCCTGCCGGGTGTCACCCTGTCCGATGTCCAGGGCAACGGCTTCCTGTCCGACCTCTATTTCCGCGGCTTCGACGCTTCGCCCCTGCAGGGCACCTCGCAGGGCCTCGCCATCTACCAGAACGGCGTGCGCATCAACGAAACCTTCGGCGACACCGTCAACTGGGACCTGATCCCCGAGGAGGCGATCGACCGGGCGGACCTGTGGACCAACAACCCCGCCTTCGGCCTCAACGCCCTCGGCGGGGCGCTCAACCTGACCATGAAGAACGGCTTCACCTTCCAGGGCCTCGACGTGAAGCTGATGGGCGGCTCCAACGGCCGGATCCAGGGCTCGATGCAATATGGCAAGCAGATCGGCCCCTGGGGCCTCTACGTCGCCATCGACGGCCTGCACGACGACGGCTGGCGCGACTTCTCGCCCTCGGAGCTGAAGCGGGCCTATGCCGACCTCGGCTATAAGGTCGACGGCGCCGAGTTCCACCTCAACGCCACCGCCGCCGACAACAGCCTGGGCGTGGTCGGCCCGACGCCGGTGCAGATGCTCGACCAGCGCTATGGCAGCGTCTACACCTCGCCCCAGACCACCACCAACAAGCTGTTCATGCTCGATTTCAACGGCAAGGTCGAGCTCTCGCCGACCTGGACCGTGCAGGCCGACCTCTACTTCCGCCATTTCGAGCAGGCCCATGTCGACGGCAACGACACCGACGCTTCGCCGGACAATTGCCCCTCCTCCCTGTCCGGCTTCATCTGCCTCAGCGCCGACGACTTCCCGGCGGGGACCCCGGCCTCGCAGCTGGTGCTGCGGGACGCCAAGGGCAACCCGATCCCGGCGAGCGTGCTGAACGGCAACACCCCCGCCTCGCTCGACCGGACCTGGACCAAGGCCAACACCGAAGGCGGCTCGCTGCAGTTCACCAACACCGACCCGCTGTTCGGCTTCCCCAACCATTTCACCATCGGCGCCGCCGTCGACCACGGCAATGTCGACTTCCGCGCCGACAGCGAGCTCGGCATCATGCCGCCGGACCTGTCGGTGATCGGCACCGGCATCATCTACCACACCGACGTCCCGGGCGGCATCTCGCCGGTGGACCTGAAGACCGAGAGCAACACCTTCGGCCTCTACGCCATCGACACGCTGGACCTGACCTCGCGCCTGTCGGTGACGGCCGGCGGGCGTTACAATTACAGCCATGTCGACCTGCAGGACCAGCTCGGCGACTCCCTCGACGGCAGCCACACCTACCAGCGCTTCAACCCGCTCGGCGGCCTCACCTTCAAGATCACGCCCGACATCACCGCCTATGCCGGCTATTCGGAGGCCAACCGCGCCCCGACGCCGCTGGAGCTCGGCTGCGCCGATCCGGCGCATCCCTGCCTGCTGGAAGGCTTCCTGGTGTCGGACCCCTCGCTGAAGCAGGTGGTGTCGCGCACCTACGAAGCAGGCCTCCGCGGCAAGAACGAATTGTGGGGCGGCCAGCTCAAGTGGAGCGCCGGCCTCTACCGCACCGACAACAGCGACGACATCGTCAACATCCCGAGCGTGATCACCGGGCGCGGCTACTACGCCAATGTCGGCGACACCCGGCGCCAGGGCGCCGAGGTCTCGGCCCAGTACGGCCTCGACCGCTGGATGCTCTACGCCAACTATGCCTATGTCGACGCCACCTATCGCAGCGCCGTGACGCTCGCCTCGCCCAACAACCCGGCCGCGGACGACGACGGCAACATCCAGGTGCACCCGGGCGACCGCCTGCCGGCCATCCCGGCGAACCAGTTCAAGATCGGCGCGGAATACAAGATCACGCCGGAATGGACGGTGGGTGGCAATGTCGTCGCCGCCAGCGGCCAATATTTCGTCGGCGACGATTCCAACCAGAACAAGAAGCTCGGCGGCTATGCCGTCGCCAACATCTATTCCTCGTATCAGGTGACGGATCATTTCAAGGTGTTCGGCATGATCAACAACCTGTTCGACCGCCATTACGCCACCTACGGCACCTTCTTCTCCACCGACGATATCGCCTTCCTCGGCCTGACCGACCCGCGCTCGGTCACCCCAGCGCAGCCCTTCGCGGTCTATGGCGGCGTGGAGGCGACGTTCTGA